ATCTCTCGATAGACTATATATGAGAGTCCATACTTAATTAGTGATTTAGAGCCAAGTCGGAGTGCGAAAACCAAATAGTTATCCATCATTACACAATCTCGAATATCAACTGAAGCTTCTGCATTCATAAGTCTACTAAATGATAATTCTTCAATTGAATCAAAAAAATCCTGTCTATTTACTTCAACAATTAGTTCAATTGACAACATAGCAAAACCTCTCTTCCACTACATCCTTAAACTAGTCTATTCTTTCCTTTAACATACCTTATCATGTTGTTAGAAAACATTAATGTCGTCCCCATTGAGCCGACTCTAGGTCATACCTATCTATATTTTTTGTATTCCTTTAGTGCTAATGACCATTCCATAAAGAAATTAATATCGTCAATTGCATCAAGAATCGTGGATCGGTTCACATAATTGTATCTGAGTTCTCTCAAAACAATAGGCTTTACCACTCTCTTATCTAGTTTTTGCTTAGTCCTGGCTATATGAGCCAGTCCAAAAATGGCATTAGCTCTTACTATAGCATCATCATTATCTGCTAACTTCAGGCAAATATCTTGAGCAAACTTCCAATCTGAATCCTTCTAACCGGAAACCATCACATAATTCAAGTGAGTCTAAAGCTCTAAACACGCTTCAACAGCTAACCAGAAAATGCGTTCCCTAATCTCTGTTTGATTATTCCAATCTCTTGCATCCCATTCTTCACAATCAACTAGGTCTCCTCCATATAGTATCTGTGCAAATATAACATCTCTAAAATTGGCAACTGCACAAAAAGCAGAGCATTCCATTTCAACAGCCAAACACCCCTCTGTTTTCCTTAGTTTTACTTTATCATAAGTTTCCCTATAGATTGCATCTGTTGTCCATGTTTTTGATAGAATGTATTTACACTTATGCTTAGTTAAAACCTTTTCTATTGCTTCTACACCAACTTTATCAACTGATATTTCTCTACTTGGAGATATGTAATGATAAGATGTCCCTTCATCCCTTATAGCTGATGTTGGTACTATTACATGCCCTACTGCAACTTTTTCATCTAAAACTCCAGCTCCTCCACATGCAATAAACTTCCTAGCTCCTAATGCGATAACTTCTTCAAACATACCTGCTGCAAGTGGTGCTCCTACCCCTGGATGAAAAACGGTCACTTTTTCACCTAAATACTCTAGTTCATATATTGGATTAGGACCAATTTCTGTTCTTATGTTTTGAATCAAACGAACCTTTCCCTTAACCCTTAAATCTTCCAAAACATCATTAAAAAAACATATCACTGCTTTAATTGGAATATCAATTGGTTTAATTAATATTGTTGGATCAATTACTGATTTTGTATTACTATCAAATTCTAAAATAGGATATTCTTTTTTCATATGCTCTCCTTCTCAATAATTAACTTTACAACTACTAGCCTAGGTTTGAAGTTTTACATAACGTTCCTTGTTTCTGACGTCTCTGAACTGGACTCACATAGCCCTTCTCCGTAGGCAGTACTTGCACCTGGTGAAGAGATGTGCGTAGCGAACAGAAATATTTTGTTAGGCGATTGGATAATACTGAAATAACCTATAGCCACCTATTACAAATATATACTTACTTTAAGAGTTTATATTAAGTCAGCCCATTAGTTCCTATTGTACCCACTTACCCTTATTGCTAAATGTCTCAAAATTATATTCTGATATATAATCAAATTCATTATTGTTTTTCTTTTCATAAGCCTCGTGTGCAATATATAACAATGCCTCAAATTCTATATCCTTAGGCATTTCTTTAGGGTTATTAATAACATTATAATAATAATCTCTACCATTGGCAACTACCACACACCTAGTATACAGAAACCAATCTACTGAAAAATAACTATTTTTATTCTTATATGAATATGTACCAATGTTCTGTGCATATTCAATTCCATCTAAATCATAAAGCAATCTTGAAAGTATATCATGAAATCTATAAATATCTTCGTTAGATTTTTCAGATAAATAGTTAATAGCACTATTAAGGACTTTATCTTCATCACCTTCATATTTCCAATTAAACATTGATATTATATTCCAAAACTCATTTTCATCCATAACTAAATTATTAGATTTTCTTTTTTTATCTTGTTTATTGCTACAACTTATTACAGAAGCAATTATTAATACTGACAAAAAATATAATATAGAGTGCGTATTTGATTTAGTCATAATTTATTCCTCCAAATAATCTATGTAATTATTATTATGATGTCCTAATATAACTAATATTATTTCTACATCTTTTGTTTTTCACATAAATAGTATTATCTGTTACCTAATGTATCCGACGTTCCAGCATCTTAGAAGGAGAATCGCTCATGCCCTGATTAAGGGCTAATGCGATGACTATCACGACGCGCTTAGGTGGTAGGATGTTTGAGGGCATAACCCTAGAGCAAAATTCATATTGTTATCCTCCTATATATCAAAATTGATATCAAACCTAATTGCTTATGTCTCTTAACGTTTCGTATGTTCATATAAAAATTATGTTTTGGCTATAATATTAAAGACTATAATTATGTTTGTCATAATATCTATACTTGATATACTACTTCAAAATCTTCAAAAATTACTGGCATATCATCCTTAAACTCATATCCAAGTTCCTTACCTTCTTCATTGAAGAAACGAATATGTCCCTCACGCCAAGATTCTAATGTATCATCCTCACCTTCACGTTTACAAATATCATAAGTAATATCTGAAAATGGAATTATTGTTACTTGAGTTGTTTCAATAACACAACGTGGTACACCCTCCCAATC
The window above is part of the Vallitalea guaymasensis genome. Proteins encoded here:
- a CDS encoding nucleoside phosphorylase — encoded protein: MKKEYPILEFDSNTKSVIDPTILIKPIDIPIKAVICFFNDVLEDLRVKGKVRLIQNIRTEIGPNPIYELEYLGEKVTVFHPGVGAPLAAGMFEEVIALGARKFIACGGAGVLDEKVAVGHVIVPTSAIRDEGTSYHYISPSREISVDKVGVEAIEKVLTKHKCKYILSKTWTTDAIYRETYDKVKLRKTEGCLAVEMECSAFCAVANFRDVIFAQILYGGDLVDCEEWDARDWNNQTEIRERIFWLAVEACLEL
- a CDS encoding DUF4240 domain-containing protein — translated: MTKSNTHSILYFLSVLIIASVISCSNKQDKKRKSNNLVMDENEFWNIISMFNWKYEGDEDKVLNSAINYLSEKSNEDIYRFHDILSRLLYDLDGIEYAQNIGTYSYKNKNSYFSVDWFLYTRCVVVANGRDYYYNVINNPKEMPKDIEFEALLYIAHEAYEKKNNNEFDYISEYNFETFSNKGKWVQ